From the genome of Candidatus Palauibacter soopunensis, one region includes:
- a CDS encoding TonB-dependent receptor, which yields MLKRALLALAFLAAPAAAYAQGTIEGRVTNPAGAGLSGARVAIPALDISVGSGAGGAYSISGVPAGDHAVEVRLIGYAIQTQTVSVVSGQTANQDFALELQAINLGELVVVGSRAQPRTVTESMVPVDVIPVSEITSQAETNIDFLLRTVVPSYNVRVEPISDAATITRPANLRGLASDHTMVLINGKRRHRGSIITWLGAGLSDGAQGVDIGSIPGIALRQVEVLRDGASAQYGSDAIAGVMNFILKDDRDGGMIEVKSGSYYEGDGDMLTVSGNIGVPLGATGFANLSVEYGNQDPTDRAIQRADAIALLSAGNSAVRTPTAQIWGSPEVNDDLKVWLNTGYTFSDDEQFYAFGNLSTKEVDGGFFFRNPNTRGSVFSGDGGQSLLIGDVLEAKGLGSANCPEVLITNHVPDPVALAQVFADPNCFSFQEMFPGGFTPQFGGNVTDWSVVSGVKGGNADGFTWDASASFGSHTADFFIYNTVNAALGPETPTHFDPGLYRQDEFNINLDFAYDASEQVHVAGGLERRDERFTIGQGQDESWKIGPYAAQGFSSSSNGFPGFSPIAAGNWDRQNVAIYGDIHLGGSEDPWTLGAALRWEDFSDFGSQVTGKVSGRLEVSDRLALRAGGSTGFRAPTPGQQNAFNVSTVFDATIGDLVNRGTIPSTSAVAALEGGRQLTPEKAFSLTAGAVFDADAFKLTVDYYRIAISDRFAQTQTFKLAPEDVTRLLSEGVTSAANLAEFRFFTNDFSTRTQGLDVVANYTPPGMGGATSFSALFNYNGTSVTDFNPDVIDTDRVDQLEQSVPSWRGSLNVLHTLGGVRALVRGTWYDSWVDVGGVVIGGVEGTAFPGRFLVDFELSTDLTDDATITIGANNLFDTYPATQAPDTADDVGLLYPESSPFGFNGGYYYVRVNYRWSWLTG from the coding sequence ATGCTGAAACGAGCATTGCTGGCCCTCGCCTTTCTGGCGGCGCCGGCGGCGGCGTATGCCCAGGGGACCATCGAGGGCAGGGTGACCAATCCGGCCGGCGCCGGCCTCAGCGGCGCGAGGGTCGCGATCCCCGCGCTCGACATATCGGTGGGCTCGGGCGCCGGCGGCGCCTATTCGATTTCCGGCGTTCCGGCCGGCGACCACGCGGTCGAAGTCCGGCTCATCGGTTACGCCATTCAGACGCAGACGGTCTCGGTCGTGAGCGGCCAGACGGCGAACCAGGACTTCGCGCTGGAACTCCAGGCGATCAACCTTGGTGAGCTGGTGGTCGTCGGAAGCCGCGCGCAGCCGCGAACGGTGACCGAGTCGATGGTGCCTGTGGACGTGATCCCGGTGTCCGAGATCACCAGCCAGGCAGAGACGAACATCGACTTTCTGCTTCGCACCGTGGTCCCGTCCTACAACGTCCGCGTCGAGCCCATCAGCGACGCCGCCACGATCACGCGTCCCGCGAACCTGCGGGGGCTCGCGTCCGATCACACGATGGTGCTGATCAACGGGAAGCGGCGGCACCGCGGGTCGATCATCACGTGGCTCGGGGCCGGTCTCTCGGATGGGGCCCAGGGCGTGGACATCGGCTCAATTCCCGGCATCGCGCTGCGGCAGGTGGAAGTCCTCCGCGACGGCGCCTCGGCGCAGTATGGTTCCGACGCCATCGCCGGCGTGATGAACTTCATCCTGAAGGACGACCGCGACGGCGGCATGATCGAGGTCAAGAGCGGCAGTTACTACGAGGGCGACGGCGACATGCTCACCGTCTCCGGCAACATCGGCGTCCCCCTGGGGGCCACCGGCTTCGCCAACCTCAGCGTGGAATACGGCAACCAGGATCCGACCGACCGGGCCATCCAGCGCGCCGACGCCATCGCACTCCTCTCGGCCGGCAACTCCGCCGTGCGGACGCCCACGGCCCAGATCTGGGGGTCGCCCGAGGTCAACGACGACCTCAAGGTGTGGCTCAACACGGGTTACACGTTCAGCGACGACGAGCAGTTCTACGCGTTCGGCAACCTCTCCACCAAGGAGGTGGACGGCGGGTTCTTCTTCCGTAATCCGAACACGCGCGGCTCTGTGTTCAGCGGTGACGGCGGGCAGTCGCTCCTCATCGGTGACGTGCTGGAGGCGAAGGGCCTCGGATCGGCGAACTGCCCCGAGGTCCTCATCACGAACCATGTCCCCGACCCGGTGGCGTTGGCGCAGGTCTTCGCCGACCCGAACTGCTTCTCGTTCCAGGAGATGTTCCCGGGCGGCTTCACACCCCAGTTCGGCGGCAACGTCACCGACTGGTCCGTCGTCAGCGGCGTCAAGGGCGGCAACGCGGACGGCTTTACCTGGGACGCGAGCGCCAGCTTCGGCAGCCACACCGCCGACTTCTTCATCTACAACACGGTGAACGCGGCGCTCGGGCCGGAGACGCCCACGCATTTCGACCCGGGGCTCTACCGGCAGGATGAGTTCAACATCAACCTCGACTTCGCGTACGACGCCAGCGAGCAGGTCCACGTCGCGGGCGGGCTCGAGCGGCGGGACGAGCGCTTCACGATCGGGCAGGGACAGGACGAGTCGTGGAAGATCGGGCCCTACGCCGCGCAGGGCTTCAGTTCGTCGTCCAACGGCTTCCCGGGCTTCAGCCCGATCGCCGCGGGAAACTGGGACCGCCAGAACGTGGCGATCTACGGAGACATTCACCTGGGCGGCAGCGAAGACCCGTGGACGCTCGGCGCCGCGTTGCGCTGGGAGGACTTCTCCGACTTCGGAAGCCAGGTGACGGGGAAGGTCTCGGGCCGCCTCGAGGTCAGCGACCGGCTCGCCCTGCGCGCCGGCGGGAGCACCGGCTTCCGCGCCCCGACGCCGGGGCAGCAGAACGCCTTCAACGTGTCGACCGTGTTCGACGCGACGATCGGCGACCTCGTCAACCGCGGCACGATCCCCTCGACGTCGGCCGTGGCGGCCCTTGAGGGCGGGCGGCAGCTGACGCCCGAGAAGGCGTTCAGCCTCACTGCCGGAGCCGTGTTCGACGCGGATGCGTTCAAGTTGACGGTGGATTACTACCGGATCGCGATCTCGGACCGCTTCGCGCAGACGCAGACGTTCAAGCTCGCGCCCGAAGACGTCACGCGCCTTCTGTCGGAGGGAGTCACCAGCGCCGCGAACCTCGCCGAGTTCCGGTTCTTCACCAATGACTTCAGCACGAGGACGCAGGGGCTCGATGTCGTGGCGAACTACACGCCCCCGGGGATGGGTGGCGCGACGAGCTTCAGCGCGCTCTTCAACTACAACGGCACGTCCGTCACCGATTTCAACCCTGACGTCATCGACACGGACCGGGTGGATCAGCTCGAGCAGTCCGTCCCCTCGTGGCGGGGTTCGCTCAACGTGCTGCACACGCTGGGCGGGGTGCGCGCTCTCGTCCGCGGTACCTGGTACGATTCGTGGGTGGACGTCGGCGGCGTGGTGATCGGCGGCGTGGAGGGCACGGCCTTCCCCGGCCGGTTCCTCGTCGACTTCGAGTTGTCGACCGACCTCACGGACGATGCAACAATCACGATCGGCGCGAACAACCTGTTCGACACGTATCCGGCCACGCAGGCTCCGGACACGGCCGACGACGTGGGTCTGCTCTATCCGGAGAGCTCGCCGTTCGGTTTCAACGGCGGCTACTACTACGTGCGCGTGAACTACCGGTGGTCGTGGTTGACCGGGTGA
- a CDS encoding aldehyde dehydrogenase family protein: MENLRKFYIDGAWVGPSVDETLDVVNPATEEVIGAIAMGGQADADAAVAAAKAAFDPFSQTSREERVALLERICEGYGARSAELAATVSSEMGAPMALAAQAQVPSGMAHFRTMLKILADFEFETDLGTSLLVREPVGVCAFITPWNWPLNQIACKVAPALAAGCTMVLKPSEVAPLNALIFADILHEAGVPPGVFNLVNGAGPVVGAALSSHPDVDMVSFTGSTRAGVEVARNAASTVKRVAQELGGKSANIILDDADFGRAVSRGVFAVCNNTGQSCNAPTRMLVPHSRMDEAADIAAAAAGKVVVGDPGTEGTTIGPAVSDVQFDKIQRLIERGIEEGARLATGGPGRPEGLERGYYVRPTVFSHVNNEMVVAREEIFGPVLVLIGYEDDDDAVRIANDTLYGLAGYVSAGDRERGRSVARRIRSGQVNLNGARPDFRMPFGGYKQSGNGREWGRHGLEEFLEVKAILGYHEGAK; the protein is encoded by the coding sequence GTGGAGAACCTCCGCAAGTTCTACATCGACGGCGCGTGGGTTGGACCGTCGGTCGATGAGACGCTGGATGTGGTCAACCCGGCCACCGAGGAAGTGATCGGAGCCATCGCGATGGGTGGGCAGGCTGATGCGGACGCCGCGGTGGCGGCCGCGAAGGCCGCGTTCGACCCCTTCTCGCAGACGAGCCGGGAGGAACGGGTCGCGCTGCTGGAACGCATCTGCGAGGGCTACGGGGCCCGTTCGGCGGAGTTGGCCGCGACCGTCAGCTCAGAGATGGGCGCGCCGATGGCGCTGGCCGCGCAGGCACAGGTTCCGTCCGGCATGGCCCACTTCCGAACCATGCTGAAGATCCTCGCGGACTTCGAGTTCGAGACCGACCTCGGAACGTCTCTCCTCGTAAGGGAGCCGGTGGGCGTGTGCGCCTTCATCACGCCGTGGAACTGGCCGCTGAACCAGATCGCCTGCAAGGTGGCGCCGGCGCTGGCGGCGGGGTGCACGATGGTGCTCAAGCCGTCGGAAGTCGCGCCGCTCAACGCGCTGATCTTCGCGGACATCCTGCATGAGGCCGGTGTGCCGCCGGGGGTCTTCAACCTCGTGAACGGAGCCGGTCCGGTGGTCGGCGCAGCGCTATCGTCGCACCCCGATGTCGACATGGTCTCGTTCACGGGCTCCACCCGGGCCGGGGTGGAGGTGGCACGGAACGCGGCGTCGACGGTGAAGCGCGTGGCCCAGGAACTGGGCGGCAAGTCGGCCAACATCATCCTGGACGACGCCGATTTCGGGCGAGCGGTGTCCCGGGGCGTCTTCGCCGTCTGCAACAACACGGGACAGTCCTGCAACGCGCCGACGCGCATGCTCGTGCCGCATTCGCGGATGGACGAGGCCGCGGACATCGCGGCCGCGGCGGCCGGGAAGGTGGTGGTCGGCGATCCGGGCACCGAGGGGACGACGATCGGCCCGGCGGTGTCCGACGTGCAGTTCGACAAGATCCAGCGGCTGATCGAGCGGGGAATCGAGGAGGGTGCCCGCCTCGCGACCGGAGGGCCCGGGCGACCGGAGGGACTGGAGCGGGGATACTACGTCCGGCCGACGGTCTTCTCGCACGTGAACAACGAGATGGTCGTCGCGCGCGAAGAGATCTTCGGTCCGGTCCTCGTGCTCATCGGATACGAGGACGACGATGACGCGGTTCGCATCGCGAACGACACGCTCTACGGCCTCGCCGGCTACGTGTCGGCGGGCGACCGCGAACGTGGGCGGTCCGTCGCGCGCCGGATCCGGTCGGGCCAGGTCAACCTGAACGGCGCGCGCCCGGACTTCAGGATGCCGTTCGGCGGCTACAAGCAATCCGGCAACGGGCGCGAGTGGGGCCGCCACGGACTCGAGGAGTTCCTCGAAGTGAAGGCGATCCTCGGCTACCACGAGGGGGCCAAGTGA
- a CDS encoding CoA-acylating methylmalonate-semialdehyde dehydrogenase produces the protein MPSASAATNRAAADAPDPVERIPHLVGGEPRAGSSGRTSPVFNPATGRQTGELPMANADEVDEAVAAALAAFDEWRCVSVARRTKLMFAYRNLVVENAEEIAKRLTAEHGKVLADAIGEVARGVENIEYACGLSEHLKGTYNEQASSGVDVYSVRRPLGVVAGITPFNFPAMVPLWMFPNAVACGNTFVLKPSPRDPSAASFIAELFHEAGFPGGVLNVVHGDHVAVNRLLEHPEVQAVSFVGSTPVARHVYETATAHGKRVQALGGAKNHMVVLPDADIDLAADSAVSAAYGSAGERCMAISVAVAVGDSADPLVDAIRARMEKLRIGPGDDPASEMGPLITAEHRDRVADYVRQGAEAGARVVVDGRKAHFEGDGFFLGVTLLDEVTPDMTVYRDEIFGPVLCVVRVGTYHEAVDLLRHNPWGNGAAIFTRDGGAARQFQEDADAGMVGLNVPIPVPVGYHSFGGWKESAFGAHAIYGPEGVHFYTKPKVMTTRWPDPAGSRVDLGFPTNR, from the coding sequence ATGCCTTCGGCGTCAGCCGCGACGAACCGGGCGGCCGCCGATGCGCCGGATCCGGTCGAACGGATTCCACACCTGGTCGGCGGTGAACCGCGAGCCGGATCGTCCGGCCGGACCTCGCCCGTTTTCAATCCCGCGACCGGCCGGCAGACGGGCGAGCTGCCGATGGCGAACGCCGATGAAGTCGATGAGGCCGTGGCGGCGGCGCTCGCGGCGTTCGACGAGTGGCGCTGCGTCAGCGTCGCGCGGCGCACGAAGCTCATGTTTGCCTACCGCAACCTGGTTGTGGAAAATGCCGAAGAGATCGCGAAACGGCTCACCGCCGAGCACGGAAAGGTGCTGGCCGACGCGATCGGCGAGGTCGCGCGCGGCGTGGAGAACATCGAGTACGCCTGCGGCCTCTCCGAACACTTGAAGGGGACGTACAACGAGCAGGCATCCTCGGGCGTCGACGTCTATTCCGTCCGGCGGCCGCTCGGGGTCGTGGCGGGGATCACGCCGTTCAACTTCCCGGCCATGGTGCCGCTCTGGATGTTCCCGAACGCGGTCGCGTGCGGGAACACGTTCGTGCTGAAACCGTCACCGCGCGATCCCAGCGCCGCCAGCTTCATCGCGGAACTCTTCCACGAGGCCGGCTTCCCGGGGGGCGTTCTGAACGTCGTGCACGGAGACCACGTGGCCGTGAACCGCCTGCTCGAGCACCCTGAGGTGCAGGCCGTCAGCTTCGTGGGATCGACGCCGGTCGCCCGGCACGTGTACGAGACGGCCACCGCGCACGGAAAGCGTGTGCAGGCGCTCGGCGGCGCCAAGAACCACATGGTCGTGCTGCCCGACGCGGACATCGATCTCGCCGCGGACTCCGCCGTCTCCGCCGCGTACGGATCGGCTGGCGAGCGGTGCATGGCGATCTCCGTCGCGGTCGCGGTCGGCGACAGCGCCGATCCGCTCGTCGACGCCATCCGCGCCCGCATGGAGAAACTGCGCATCGGCCCCGGCGACGATCCCGCCTCCGAGATGGGCCCGCTCATCACGGCCGAGCACCGCGACCGCGTCGCGGATTACGTGCGCCAGGGCGCCGAAGCCGGGGCGCGCGTCGTCGTCGATGGTCGAAAGGCGCACTTCGAGGGCGACGGTTTCTTCCTCGGCGTCACGCTGCTCGACGAGGTGACGCCCGACATGACCGTCTATCGAGACGAGATCTTCGGTCCGGTCCTCTGCGTCGTGCGCGTGGGGACGTACCACGAAGCCGTCGACCTGTTGCGGCACAATCCCTGGGGGAACGGGGCCGCGATCTTCACGCGCGACGGCGGCGCCGCGCGGCAGTTCCAGGAGGATGCGGACGCGGGCATGGTCGGCCTCAACGTCCCGATTCCGGTTCCGGTCGGATATCACTCCTTCGGCGGCTGGAAGGAGTCGGCGTTCGGGGCGCACGCGATCTACGGCCCGGAGGGCGTGCACTTCTACACGAAACCGAAGGTGATGACGACGCGCTGGCCCGACCCCGCCGGCAGCCGCGTCGACCTGGGATTCCCGACGAACCGCTGA
- a CDS encoding N,N-dimethylformamidase beta subunit family domain-containing protein, producing MIASPTRFRPFPASSLFLVVVAAGSGCSLQVSAGDPCANPANEIVAENCLEGHPPTEWDINSYGDPSIQGFGTDIAIAQGETIEFKIDTDSDDYRIDIYRMGYYGGMGARRVDSFEPAATLPQIQPECLRGPIPVLAEGGGMETWPAPLVDCGNWAVSASWQAPEDATSGIYFARLVREDPIEGWVKNDQFRATPLPPTGEDSLWEAPGFRAVMRNGLREPRASHIYFVVRDDDGESDMLFQTSDLTWQAYNRYGGHSVYGRLNPERLRLHGGEPRAPKVSYNRPFETRHYRAVNKVFNSEYPMVRWLERNGYDVSYFSGIDTDRRGEELLEHKVFLSVGHDEYWTGRQRRNVEAARAAGLNLAFFSSNEVYWKVRWEASIDGSGEPYRTLVTYKDSQDHRRLDPVEWTGEFRDHRSINAEGPWPENALTGTLFTVNAWRNDPIIVDAEFADLRFWRNTEVARLRPGERYVSIKGILGHEWDSDIDNGFRPPGLFQVAATEIDNTLYCVHPGRGCETGTATHHAVLYRHEGGALVFGSGTLQWSWGLDAHHDTETGVPPERQNGADTRVGVDPHGPDLVLQQATMNLFADMGVQPATMQPDLVAATASTDRTPPTSSFGPPSAPNEESGMVTVTGTASDTGGGVVAAVEVSLDGGATWHPARGRTDWSYEYDPAAAGDEVSILSRAVDDSGNLETPSSTTGGADGGG from the coding sequence ATGATCGCGTCCCCAACGCGCTTCCGTCCGTTCCCCGCCTCCTCCCTTTTCCTGGTTGTGGTCGCCGCGGGCTCCGGCTGCAGCCTGCAGGTGTCCGCGGGGGATCCGTGCGCGAACCCCGCCAACGAGATCGTGGCCGAGAACTGTCTCGAGGGGCACCCGCCGACCGAGTGGGACATCAACAGCTACGGCGACCCCAGCATCCAGGGCTTCGGCACCGACATCGCGATCGCCCAGGGCGAGACGATCGAGTTCAAGATCGACACGGACTCGGACGACTACCGGATCGACATCTACCGCATGGGCTACTACGGCGGCATGGGCGCGCGCCGGGTGGATTCCTTCGAGCCCGCCGCGACGCTGCCCCAGATCCAGCCCGAATGTCTGCGGGGCCCGATCCCGGTGCTGGCCGAGGGCGGCGGGATGGAGACGTGGCCCGCGCCGCTCGTCGACTGCGGCAACTGGGCGGTGTCGGCCTCCTGGCAGGCGCCGGAGGATGCGACCTCGGGCATCTACTTCGCACGGCTCGTGCGCGAGGACCCGATCGAGGGCTGGGTGAAGAACGACCAGTTCCGGGCGACGCCGCTCCCGCCGACCGGTGAGGACTCGCTTTGGGAGGCGCCCGGCTTCCGGGCCGTGATGCGGAACGGCCTGCGCGAGCCGCGCGCCAGCCACATCTACTTCGTCGTGCGGGACGACGACGGGGAGTCCGACATGCTCTTCCAGACGTCGGACCTCACGTGGCAGGCGTACAACCGCTACGGCGGGCACAGCGTGTACGGCCGGCTGAACCCGGAGCGCCTCCGCCTCCACGGCGGAGAGCCGCGGGCGCCCAAGGTCAGCTACAACCGGCCCTTCGAGACGCGCCACTACCGGGCCGTGAACAAGGTCTTCAACTCCGAGTATCCGATGGTCCGCTGGCTGGAGCGCAACGGGTACGATGTCAGCTATTTCTCGGGCATCGACACGGATCGCCGCGGCGAGGAACTGCTCGAGCACAAGGTCTTCCTCTCGGTCGGACACGATGAGTACTGGACAGGACGGCAGCGGCGGAACGTGGAGGCCGCCCGGGCCGCCGGCCTGAACCTCGCCTTCTTCAGTTCGAACGAGGTGTACTGGAAGGTGCGCTGGGAGGCGAGCATCGACGGCTCGGGTGAGCCCTACCGGACACTCGTGACGTACAAGGACTCACAGGACCACCGGCGTCTGGACCCTGTCGAATGGACCGGCGAGTTCCGCGACCACCGATCGATCAACGCCGAAGGGCCGTGGCCGGAGAACGCCCTCACGGGGACGCTGTTCACCGTGAACGCGTGGCGGAACGACCCCATCATCGTCGATGCCGAGTTCGCCGACCTGCGCTTCTGGCGCAATACGGAGGTCGCGCGCCTGCGGCCCGGTGAGCGGTACGTCTCCATCAAGGGAATCCTCGGCCATGAATGGGACTCGGACATCGACAACGGGTTCCGGCCGCCCGGACTGTTCCAGGTGGCCGCGACGGAGATCGACAACACCCTCTACTGCGTGCACCCGGGGCGCGGCTGCGAGACGGGCACGGCCACGCATCACGCGGTGCTGTACCGGCACGAGGGCGGGGCGCTCGTGTTCGGCTCCGGGACGCTGCAGTGGTCGTGGGGGCTCGACGCGCACCACGATACGGAGACGGGCGTCCCCCCCGAGCGTCAGAACGGCGCCGACACCCGCGTGGGCGTCGACCCGCATGGCCCCGACCTCGTCCTGCAGCAGGCGACGATGAACCTGTTCGCGGACATGGGCGTGCAGCCCGCCACGATGCAGCCGGACCTGGTGGCCGCGACGGCTTCGACGGATCGCACGCCACCCACATCCTCGTTCGGGCCGCCGTCGGCGCCAAACGAGGAGAGCGGTATGGTGACCGTCACCGGGACGGCGTCGGACACCGGCGGTGGCGTTGTCGCGGCCGTCGAAGTCTCGCTCGACGGGGGAGCGACCTGGCACCCGGCCCGCGGCCGGACGGACTGGAGCTACGAGTACGACCCCGCCGCTGCCGGAGACGAGGTCTCGATCCTGAGCCGCGCGGTGGACGACAGCGGCAACCTCGAGACGCCGAGCTCGACCACCGGCGGCGCGGACGGGGGAGGCTGA
- a CDS encoding N,N-dimethylformamidase beta subunit family domain-containing protein: MTQPRPRFRPSSFFLPASTLLLAGACAPPQMTMEEACADPANEIVAENCLEGHPPTEWDINGYGDPSIQGFGTDIAVNRGETIQFKVDTDSDDYRIDIYRMGYYGGMGARRVDSFDPAATLPQIQPECLRAPIPVLAEGGGLETWPAPLVDCGNWAVSASWQAPDDATSGIYFARLVREDPIEGWVKNDAFEPTPLPPTGEDSLWEAPGFHAVMRNPLREARASHIYFVVRDDDGESDLLFQTSDLNWQAYNRYGGHSVYGRLNPERLRLHGGPPRAPKVSYNRPFENRHYRAVNMVFNSEYPMVRWLERNGYDVSYTSGVDTDRRGEELLEHKVFLSVGHDEYWTGQQRRNVEAALAAGVHLGFFGSNDIFWKVRWEPSIDGSEQPYRTFVTYKESQDHRKLDPVEWTGLFRDHRSINPEGPWPANALTGTLFTVNAWRNDPLMVDAEFAGLRFWRNTEVARLQPGERYVSIKGILGHEWDSDIDNGFRPPGLFRLSATTIDNLQYCVHPGRGCETGSATHNAVMYRHENGALVFDTGTLQWPWGLDAHHDTETGVPPERQNGMDTRVGVDPNGPDLVLQQATLNVFADMGVQPATIQADLVPATASTDDVPPTSSFEAPSGPDAESGLMTVSGTASDAGGGVVAAVEVSLDGGMTWRPARGRTNWSYAWDPDASGGEVSILSRAVDDSGNLETPGEGG; encoded by the coding sequence ATGACCCAGCCACGCCCGCGCTTCCGTCCGTCTTCCTTCTTCCTCCCCGCCTCGACGCTGCTCCTCGCGGGCGCCTGCGCGCCGCCCCAAATGACCATGGAGGAGGCGTGCGCCGATCCCGCCAACGAGATCGTGGCGGAAAACTGTCTCGAGGGGCACCCGCCCACGGAGTGGGACATCAACGGCTACGGCGATCCCAGCATCCAGGGGTTCGGGACCGACATCGCGGTCAACCGGGGCGAGACGATCCAGTTCAAGGTCGACACCGACTCCGACGACTACCGGATCGACATCTACCGCATGGGCTACTACGGCGGCATGGGGGCGCGCCGGGTGGATTCCTTCGATCCCGCCGCGACGCTGCCCCAGATCCAGCCCGAGTGCCTGCGCGCTCCGATCCCGGTGCTCGCCGAGGGGGGCGGCCTCGAGACGTGGCCCGCGCCGCTCGTGGACTGCGGCAACTGGGCGGTGTCGGCCTCATGGCAGGCGCCGGACGACGCGACTTCGGGCATCTACTTCGCCCGGCTCGTACGCGAGGACCCGATCGAGGGCTGGGTGAAGAACGATGCGTTCGAACCGACGCCGCTCCCGCCGACGGGCGAGGACTCGCTTTGGGAAGCTCCCGGCTTCCACGCCGTGATGCGGAACCCGCTGCGCGAGGCGCGCGCCAGCCACATCTACTTCGTCGTCCGTGATGACGACGGCGAATCCGACCTGCTCTTCCAGACCTCGGATCTCAACTGGCAGGCGTACAACCGCTACGGCGGCCACAGCGTGTACGGGCGCCTGAATCCCGAGCGCCTCCGGCTCCACGGCGGACCCCCGCGCGCGCCGAAAGTGAGCTACAACCGGCCCTTCGAGAACCGGCACTACCGGGCCGTGAACATGGTGTTCAACTCCGAGTACCCGATGGTCCGCTGGCTCGAGCGCAACGGCTACGACGTGAGTTACACGTCCGGCGTCGATACGGATCGCAGGGGCGAGGAACTGCTCGAGCACAAGGTCTTCCTCTCCGTCGGACACGACGAGTACTGGACGGGCCAGCAGCGGCGCAACGTGGAGGCCGCGCTCGCGGCCGGCGTTCACCTCGGCTTCTTCGGTTCGAACGACATCTTCTGGAAGGTGCGCTGGGAGCCGAGCATCGACGGATCGGAGCAGCCGTACCGCACGTTCGTGACCTACAAGGAATCGCAGGACCACCGGAAGCTCGATCCGGTCGAGTGGACGGGTCTATTCCGCGATCACCGTTCGATCAACCCGGAGGGCCCGTGGCCGGCGAACGCCCTCACCGGGACGCTGTTCACGGTGAACGCGTGGCGGAACGACCCGCTCATGGTGGACGCCGAATTCGCCGGCCTCAGGTTCTGGCGCAATACGGAGGTCGCACGGCTCCAGCCCGGTGAGCGCTACGTGTCGATCAAGGGAATCCTCGGCCACGAGTGGGACTCGGACATCGACAACGGCTTCCGCCCGCCGGGGCTGTTCCGGCTCTCCGCGACGACGATCGACAACCTGCAGTACTGCGTCCACCCGGGCCGGGGCTGCGAGACGGGGTCGGCCACGCACAACGCGGTCATGTACCGGCACGAGAACGGTGCGCTCGTCTTCGACACGGGGACGCTGCAGTGGCCGTGGGGCCTCGACGCCCACCACGACACCGAGACCGGCGTCCCGCCCGAGCGCCAGAACGGCATGGACACGCGGGTCGGAGTGGACCCGAACGGCCCGGATCTGGTGTTGCAGCAGGCGACGCTCAACGTGTTCGCGGACATGGGCGTGCAGCCCGCCACGATCCAGGCGGACCTGGTGCCGGCCACGGCTTCGACGGATGACGTCCCGCCGACGTCCTCCTTCGAGGCTCCCTCCGGGCCCGATGCGGAGAGCGGCCTGATGACGGTCAGCGGGACGGCTTCGGACGCCGGGGGCGGCGTGGTCGCTGCCGTCGAGGTGTCGCTGGACGGCGGGATGACGTGGCGCCCGGCCCGTGGCCGCACGAACTGGAGCTACGCGTGGGATCCGGATGCGTCGGGCGGCGAGGTTTCGATCCTCAGCCGCGCCGTGGACGACAGCGGCAACCTGGAGACTCCGGGCGAGGGCGGCTGA